The following coding sequences lie in one Glycine soja cultivar W05 chromosome 16, ASM419377v2, whole genome shotgun sequence genomic window:
- the LOC114390482 gene encoding receptor-like protein EIX1, producing MGGYFVKILFALLVCFLHTEISILGLNSTSEISRVKCIESERQALLNFKRGLVNDSGMLSTWRDDENNRDCCKWKGLQCNNETGHVYMLDLHGHYPQRLSGLINISSLIDLQNIEYLNLSNNDFEGSYIPKFMGSFTNLKYLDLSWSRFGGRIPYELGNLSKLEYLDLKWNSLDGAIPSQLGKLTSLQHLDLSLNSLSGEIPSEVGVLTSLQHLDLSGNYLRGEIPSEVEKLTSLRHLDLSFNSFRGEIHSEVGMLTSLQHLDLRGNSLLGEIPSEVGKLTALRYLDLSYNVAIHGEIPYHFKNLSQLQYLCLGGLNLSGPIPFRVGNLPILHTLRLEGNFDLKINDAQWLSSLSFLTTLGLTSLHNLGSSRYWQQMIGELITNLRELSLVDCNLTDESVVLSASLQNSSSPLVTLNLNDNSLEGPIPNLSNFTSLRTLHLSNNRLTGEIPKSIGLLHELESLHLQDNYFEGDINEWHPTNLSKLEELDLTDNSLSLKFGTTWVPPFQLYNLGLASCKLGPSFPSWLQNQSHLVFLDISDAGIDDFVPDWFWNKLQSMSLMNMSYNSLKGTIPNLPIKLTDDNKLIVLNSNQLEGEIPAFLSHAYALDFSNNKISGLNTFLCGKRASTNLHTLDLSSNRIMGQLPNCWEHLNTLEFLDLSNNKLSGKIPQSMGTLVNLEALVLRHNNFIGDLPFTLKNCTRLDILDLSENLLSGPIPSWIGQSLQQLQILSLRVNHFNGSVPVHLCYLRQIHILDLSRNNLSKGIPTCLRNFTAMMESRVITSQIVRGRRISSRSISPLIYDSNVLLMWKGQDHMYWNPENLLKSIDLSSNHLTGEVPKELGYLLGLVSLNLSRNNLHGQIPSEIGNLNSLEFLDLSRNHISGKIPSTLSKIDRLAVLDLSNNDLNGRIPWGRQLQTFDGSSFEGNTNLCGQQLNKSCPGDKPIGTPEGEAVAGEDEDSIFYGALYMSLGLGFFAGFWGLLGPILLWQPWRIAYLKFLNRLTDYILLMVEVNMAKCHMWFKG from the coding sequence ATGGGTGGTTACTTTGTCAAAATCTTGTTTGCATTGTTAGTGTGCTTTTTGCATACTGAAATATCCATTCTTGGATTGAACTCTACATCGGAGATCTCACGTGTGAAATGCATTGAAAGTGAGAGACAAGCCCTCCTCAACTTCAAACGTGGCCTTGTAAATGACTCTGGCATGCTCTCTACATGGAGGGATGATGAAAATAACAGAGATTGTTGCAAATGGAAAGGCCTTCAATGCAATAATGAAACAGGTCACGTCTACATGCTTGATCTTCATGGTCACTACCCACAAcgtttgtcaggtctaatcaaTATTTCTTCATTGATTGACttgcaaaatattgaatatttgaATCTTAGCAATAATGATTTTGAAGGGAGTTACATCCCAAAATTTATGGGCTCGTTCACCAACTTAAAATATCTTGATCTATCATGGTCGAGGTTTGGTGGGAGAATTCCTTATGAATTGGGGAATCTCTCAAAGTTGGAGTATCTTGATCTTAAATGGAATTCTCTTGATGGAGCAATACCTTCTCAACTAGGGAAGCTTACAAGTTTACAGCATCTAGATCTAAGCCTAAATTCTCTTAGTGGAGAAATCCCTTCTGAAGTAGGGGTGCTTACAAGCTTACAGCATCTAGATCTAAGTGGAAATTATCTTCGCGGAGAAATCCCTTCTGAAGTAGAGAAGCTTACAAGCTTACGACACTTAGATCTAAGCTTCAATTCTTTTCGTGGAGAAATCCATTCTGAAGTAGGGATGCTTACAAGCTTGCAACATCTAGATCTGAGAGGAAATTCTCTTCTTGGAGAAATCCCTTCTGAAGTAGGGAAGCTTACAGCCTTACGATATCTAGATCTAAGTTATAATGTGGCTATTCATGGAGAGATCCCTTATCACTTTAAAAACCTCTCACAACTGCAATATCTTTGTCTTGGAGGACTTAATCTTTCCGGGCCAATACCTTTCCGGGTTGGGAATCTTCCTATCTTGCATACTCTTAGACTTGAAGGCAATTTTGATCTTAAAATTAACGATGCACAGTGGctatcttctctctcttttttaacaACTCTTGGCCTGACATCATTGCATAATCTTGGCTCCTCTCGTTACTGGCAACAAATGATCGGTGAGCTTATAACAAACTTGAGAGAGTTGAGTCTAGTTGATTGTAATCTCACTGATGAAAGTGTTGTGCTATCTGCTTCCCTTCAAAATTCTTCATCTCCTCTTGTGACCCTTAACCTTAATGATAACTCGTTAGAAGGTCCAATACCTAATCTTTCAAATTTTACATCTTTGAGGACATTACATCTTTCCAATAATCGGTTAACTGGAGAAATACCTAAAAGCATTGGGTTGCTACATGAGTTGGAGTCTCTTCACCTACAGGATAATTACTTCGAGGGTGATATCAATGAATGGCATCCCACAAATTTGTCCAAATTGGAGGAGTTAGACTTAACAGACAACTCGTTGTCTCTAAAGTTTGGTACTACATGGGTTCCACCTTTCCAATTATATAATTTGGGACTAGCTTCTTGCAAGTTGGGTCCTAGTTTCCCAAGTTGGCTCCAAAATCAAAGTCACTTGGTCTTTCTAGATATCTCTGATGCTGGGATTGATGACTTTGTGCCAGACTGGTTTTGGAACAAGTTACAGTCTATGAGTTTGATGAATATGTCTTACAACAGTCTCAAAGGTACAATTCCGAATTTACCGATCAAGCTTACTGATGACAATAAACTTATAGTTCTAAATTCAAATCAACTTGAAGGTGAAATTCCTGCTTTTTTATCCCACGCTTATGCATTAGATTTTTCCAACAATAAGATTTCAGGCTTAAACACATTCTTGTGTGGAAAAAGAGCAAGTACAAACCTACACACTTTGGACTTATCAAGTAATCGAATAATGGGACAACTGCCCAACTGTTGGGAACATCTAAATACATTAGAATTTCTTGATCTGAGCAATAATAAATTGTCAGGCAAGATTCCACAGTCCATGGGTACACTTGTTAATTTGGAAGCTTTGGTCTTAAGACACAACAATTTTATTGGAGACCTACCATTCACCTTGAAGAACTGCACTCGTTTAGATATACTAGACTTGAGTGAAAATTTGTTGTCTGGTCCAATACCGTCATGGATTGGACAAAGTTTACAACAATTACAAATCTTGAGCTTGCGTGTAAACCACTTTAATGGAAGTGTTCCTGTTCATCTCTGTTATTTGAGGCAAATTCATATCTTGGATCTTTCAAGAAATAACTTGTCAAAAGGAATTCCAACTTGTCTAAGGAACTTTACTGCGATGATGGAAAGCAGAGTAATCACAAGTCAAATTGTAAGGGGGCGAAGAATATCATCTAGATCAATCTCCCCTCTCATTTATGACTCTAATGTGTTATTGATGTGGAAAGGTCAGGATCATATGTATTGGAATCCAGAGAATCTTCTAAAGAGCATTGATCTCTCAAGTAATCATTTAACAGGTGAAGTACCAAAAGAGCTTGGATATTTACTTGGATTGGTATCTTTGAATTTATCAAGAAACAACTTACATGGACAAATTCCTTCTGAGATTGGGAATTTAAATTCGTTAGAATTTCTTGACTTATCAAGAAATCATATCTCCGGAAAAATTCCATCTACTCTTTCCAAAATTGACCGTCTTGCTGTCTTAGACTTATCAAACAACGATCTCAATGGAAGAATCCCTTGGGGAAGACAGTTGCAAACCTTTGATGGCTCTAGTTTTGAAGGAAATACGAATCTTTGTGGTCAACAACTTAACAAAAGTTGTCCTGGAGATAAGCCAATAGGGACGCCTGAAGGAGAAGCAGTTGCTGGTGAAGATGAAGATTCAATATTCTATGGAGCATTATATATGAGCTTGGGCCTAGGATTCTTCGCAGGCTTTTGGGGCTTATTAGGGCCAATACTACTTTGGCAACCATGGAGAATTGCTTACCTGAAATTCTTGAACAGACTCACAGACTATATACTTCTAATGGTGGAAGTGAACATGGCCAAGTGCCATATGTGGTTCAAAGGCTAG
- the LOC114390005 gene encoding uncharacterized protein LOC114390005 has translation MTLKSPKTIWDYLKEEYAGNDRIRSMQVLNLRREFELQRMEESETIKEYSNKLLGIANKIKLLGSDFADSRIVEKILVTVPERYEASIASLENTKDLSKITLAEVLHALQAQEQRRLMRQDRVVEGALPTKHHEVDESKKDFFKQRK, from the coding sequence ATGACTCTTAAATCACCCAAAACAATTTGGGATTATCTGAAAGAGGAATACGCTGGAAATGATAGAATACGAAGCATGCAAGTGCTGAATTTAAGGAGGGAATTTGAGCTTCAAAGGATGGAAGAGTCAgagacaatcaaagaatactcaAACAAATTATTGGGTATTGCCAACAAGATAAAGTTGTTGGGAAGTGATTTTGCTGATTCAAGAATTGTAGAGAAAATTTTGGTAACGGTGCCGGAGAGGTATGAAGCATCTATAGCTTCATTGGAGAACACAAAGGATCTGTCGAAAATCACATTGGCAGAAGTGCTACATGCCCTGCAAGCTCAAGAGCAGCGAAGGTTGATGAGGCAAGATCGTGTTGTCGAAGGTGCTTTGCCCACCAAACATCACGAAGTtgatgaaagcaaaaaagattttttcaagcAGCGAAAATAa
- the LOC114390204 gene encoding receptor-like protein EIX2: protein MGSHFLKILFAVLVSLLGFNWPAQSSHVKCIEKERQALLNFKQGLIDHSSMLSTWRDDDSNKDCCNWRGIECNNETGHVQILNLHGSNTHFLTGLIDLTSLIYLQNMEYLDLSSNYDSNKSKLPEHLGSFRSLRYLNLSYMNFDGEIPCEIGNLSKLEYLDLKVSSLRGPIPSQLGKLTCLRYLDLKGNYDLHGEIPYQIGNLSLLRYLDLGFTSLSKAIPFHVGNLPILHTLRLAGSFDLMVNDAKWLSSLSSLTNFGLDSMPNLGSSGHWQQMIAELIPNLRELRLVRCSLSDHDISSLFRSHSNLSTSLSILDLSDNILTSSTFQLLFNYSHNLQELRLRGNNIDLSSPHYPNFPSLVVLDLAVNDLTSSIIIGNFNFSSTIQELYLEECSFTDKSFLVPSTFIKKSSSSLVTLDLSSNLLKSLAIFHWVSNFTTNLHTLSLDHNLLEGPIPDGFGKVMNSLEVLTLSSNKLQGEIPASLGNICTLQELDISSNNLSGKIYSFIQNSSILSSLRRLDLSDNKLTGEIPKSVRLLYQLESLHLEKNYLEGDINELHLTNLSKLMELDLTDNSLSLKFATSWIPSFQIFHLGLGSCKLGPSFPSWLQTQSQLSFLDISDAEIDDFVPDWFWNKLQSISELNMSSNSLKGTIPNLPIKLTDVDRFITLNSNQLEGEIPAFLSQAYMLDLSKNKISDLNLFLCGKGATTKIDTLDLSNNQIMGQLPDCWEHLISLAYLDLSDNKLSGKIPQSLGTLVNLGALALRNNSLTGKLPFTLKNCTSLYILDVGENLLSGTIPSWIGKSLQQLEILSLRVNRFFGSVPVHLCYLMQIHLLDLSRNHLSGKIPTCLRNFTAMMERPVNRSEIVEGYYDSKVSLMWKGQEHVFFNPEYLLMSIDLSSNNLTGEIPTGFGYLLGLVSLNLSRNNLNGEIPDEIGNLNLLEFLDLSRNHFSGKIPSTLSKIDRLSVLDLSNNNLIGRIPRGRQLQTFDASTFGGNLGLCGEQLNKSCPGDETIAKPQGLAIDGEDDNSIFYGALYMSLGFGFFTGFWCLLGTILLWQPWRITYMRFLNRLTDYILVTMEVNMGKCYRWLTG from the coding sequence ATGGGCAGTCactttctcaaaattttgtttgcAGTGTTAGTATCCCTTCTTGGATTCAACTGGCCAGCACAGAGTTCACATGTGAAATGCATAGAGAAGGAGAGGCAGGCACTACTCAACTTCAAACAAGGCCTCATAGATCACTCTAGCATGCTGTCCACATGGAGGGATGATGACAGTAACAAAGATTGCTGCAATTGGAGAGGCATTGAATGCAACAATGAAACAGGTCACGTACAAATACTCAATCTTCATGGTTCGAATACGCATTTTTTGACTGGTCTAATCGATCTCACTTCTTTGATTTACTTGCAAAATATGGAGTATTTGGATCTCAGTTCGAATTATGATTCCAATAAAAGTAAACTCCCTGAACACCTGGGCTCTTTCAGAAGCTTAAGATATCTGAATCTATCATATATGAATTTTGATGGGGAGATTCCTTGTGAAATAGGAAATCTCTCAAAGTTGGAGTATCTTGATCTTAAAGTAAGTTCTCTCCGGGGACCAATCCCTTCTCAGCTAGGGAAGCTTACATGTTTACGATATCTAGATTTAAAGGGCAATTATGATCTCCATGGAGAAATCCCTTATCAAATTGGGAATCTCTCACTGTTGAGGTATCTTGATCTTGGGTTTACTTCACTTTCCAAAGCAATCCCTTTCCATGTTGGGAATCTTCCTATCTTGCATACTCTTAGACTTGCTGGCAGTTTTGATCTTATGGTTAACGATGCTAAGTGGctatcttctctctcttccttaaCAAATTTTGGCCTGGATTCAATGCCAAATCTTGGCTCCTCTGGTCACTGGCAACAAATGATTGCTGAGCTTATTCCAAACTTAAGAGAGCTGAGACTAGTTCGTTGTAGTCTTTCTGATCATGATATTTCATCGTTGTTTCGTTCTCATTCCAACCTTTCCACTTCTCTTTCCATCCTTGACCTCTCTGATAATATCctgacatcatcaacatttcaatTGTTGTTCAACTATAGTCATAATCTCCAAGAGCTTCGTCTTCGTGGTAATAATATTGATTTGTCGTCTCCTCACTATCCAAACTTTCCCTCCCTTGTGGTCCTTGATCTCGCTGTTAATGACCTGACATCATCAATAATTATAGGAAATTTCAACTTCAGCTCCACCATACAAGAACTTTATCTAGAAGAGTGCAGTTTTACTGATAAAAGTTTTCTTGTTCCATCTACTTTCATAAAAAagtcttcatcttctcttgtcaCCCTTGATCTCTCCTCTAATCTATTGAAATCATTGGCTATATTTCACTGGGTTTCCAACTTCACCACCAATCTTCATACACTTTCTCTTGATCATAACTTGTTAGAAGGTCCCATTCCAGATGGATTTGGGAAAGTAATGAACTCTCTTGAAGTTCTAACCCTTTCCTCTAACAAACTGCAAGGTGAGATTCCAGCTTCTCTTGGAAATATATGCACATTACAGGAATTAGACATTAGCAGTAACAACTTGAGTGGGAAAATTTATAGCTTTATTCAAAATTCTTCAATTTTGTCGTCTTTGAGGAGATTAGATCTTTCCGATAATAAATTAACGGGTGAAATACCAAAAAGCGTTCGTTTGTTATATCAGTTGGAGAGTCTTCACCTAGAGAAGAATTATTTGGAGGGTGATATCAACGAATTGCATCTCACAAATTTGTCCAAATTGATGGAATTAGACTTAACAGACAATTCGTTGTCTCTAAAGTTTGCTACTTCCTGGATTCCATCTTTCCAAATATTTCATTTGGGACTAGGTTCTTGCAAGTTGGGACCTAGTTTCCCAAgttggctccagactcaaagtCAGTTAAGCTTTCTAGATATTTCTGATGCTGAGATTGATGACTTTGTACCAGATTGGTTTTGGAACAAGTTACAGTCTATAAGTGAGTTGAACATGTCTAGCAACAGTCTCAAAGGTACAATTCCAAATCTACCAATCAAGCTTACTGATGTTGATAGATTTATAACTCTAAATTCAAATCAACTTGAAGGTGAAATTCCTGCTTTTTTATCACAAGCGTACATGTTGGATCTTTCCAAAAATAAGATTTCAGATTTAAATCTGTTCTTGTGCGGAAAAGGTGCAACCACAAAAATCGACACATTGGATTtgtcaaataatcaaataatggGACAGCTGCCTGACTGTTGGGAACATCTAATTTCATTAGCATATCTTGATCTAAGTGATAATAAATTGTCAGGGAAGATTCCACAGTCCTTGGGTACTCTTGTTAATTTGGGAGCTTTGGCCTTACGAAACAACAGTTTAACTGGAAAGCTACCATTCACATTGAAGAACTGCacaagtttatatatattagatGTGGGTGAAAATTTGTTGTCTGGTACAATACCATCATGGATTGGAAAAAGTCTACAACAATTGGAAATCTTAAGCTTGAGAGTAAATCGCTTCTTTGGAAGTGTTCCTGTTCATCTCTGCTATTTGATGCAAATTCATCTCTTAGATCTTTCAAGGAATCACTTGTCTGGAAAAATTCCAACATGTCTGAGGAATTTTACTGCAATGATGGAAAGACCAGTAAACAGATCTGAAATTGTAGAAGGCTATTATGACTCTAAGGTCTCATTGATGTGGAAAGGCCAGGAACATGTGTTTTTCAATCCTGAGTATCTTTTAATGAGCATTGATCTCTCAAGTAACAACTTAACGGGTGAAATACCGACAGGGTTTGGGTATTTACTTGGATTAGTTTCTTTGAATTTATcaagaaacaacttaaatggagAAATTCCTGACGAGATTGggaatttaaatttgttagaaTTTCTCGACTTATCAAGAAATCATTTCTCAGGCAAAATACCTTCTACTCTTTCCAAAATTGATCGTCTTTCTGTGTTAGACTTATCAAACAACAATCTGATTGGAAGAATCCCCCGGGGAAGACAGTTGCAAACCTTTGATGCCTCTACTTTTGGAGGAAATCTTGGTCTTTGTGGTGAGCAACTTAACAAAAGTTGTCCTGGAGATGAGACAATAGCAAAGCCTCAAGGACTAGCAATTGATGGTGAAGATGACAATTCAATTTTCTATGGAGCATTATACATGAGCTTGGGGTTTGGATTCTTCACAGGCTTTTGGTGCTTATTGGGGACAATACTACTTTGGCAACCATGGAGAATTACTTATATGAGATTCTTGAACAGACTGACAGACTATATACTTGTAACAATGGAAGTAAATATGGGGAAGTGCTATAGGTGGCTCACAGGCTAG